The following proteins are encoded in a genomic region of alpha proteobacterium U9-1i:
- a CDS encoding hypothetical protein (FIG00481622): MKRIATLLTAAFALVACATASAPTPEAPADGVQVGPLQYHYRELANGMRVYAMPDANTANVSVQVWYDVGSKDDPIGRSGFAHLFEHIMFKATRNMPAEFFDRMTEDVGGFNNASTYDDLTNYYEVVPANHLQRILWAESERLGSLVVDPAVFASERDVVKEELRQRVLASPYGRLFYLYIPQVNWSVHPYGRPGIGSIEELDSATADDVRAFHATYYRPDNAVLVVSGNFDLAQFNAWVDQYFGPIARPNRAIPRVDAVEPARTGPREFTTYAPNVPLPAVLVSYRQPESTSADIPALMVLDAILARGDSSRLYQSLVYEQQVAAQAFTNFEVTQDPGAYSLIAIMSEGKSADEGVASVLAEVRRLRDEPVTAAELDEAKNEIVTATIQGRETAFGRAFELADAVIRYGDAAYADRVLAAIQATTAADVQRVAQTMLADNQRIVVRYLPEESRPEGVTGDTIATSSTIQARALTIAQSDIPRVTLAPEGQRVAPPAPAAPVAARIPPTQQRTLANGLRVIVATNETLPLISAEVRVAYGNSADPRERVGVAGMAADLLMSGTATRSASEIAREIESLGASLDTGAGADSSAVSLATRSDRVEQAFAVFADVTQHPAFAQEELDRARQQSLDGLSVALRQPGAIAGFAMSRAIFGTGPYGGVASERSLQAITRDDAAAFHATYWRPDAAVLVISGDVTAEEGFALAERHFGGWARPASAAPAQPNANAAASAPRTIVVDLPQTGQAAVSFGMLGAPRTSADYLPGLLATDILGGGYSSRLNAEIRIRRGLSYGAFASMPSRMASPPIVATAQTRNDAAVQVVSLMEAELNRMSDALVPPAELLARKSVLIGEFGRSVETTAGVAGEISALALFGLPLERLSSYADDVNAISADQVRAFADRHYDPARADVVVVGDAQIFWSGLRRQRRTAERIPVDDLNLDSESLR; encoded by the coding sequence ATGAAACGCATCGCGACTCTGCTTACCGCCGCCTTCGCGCTTGTTGCGTGCGCCACCGCATCCGCGCCAACGCCCGAGGCGCCAGCGGATGGCGTTCAAGTCGGGCCGCTTCAGTATCATTATCGCGAGCTCGCCAACGGGATGCGGGTTTACGCCATGCCGGACGCCAACACCGCCAACGTGTCGGTGCAGGTCTGGTACGACGTTGGGTCCAAGGACGATCCAATCGGCCGTTCCGGTTTCGCGCACCTGTTTGAGCACATTATGTTCAAAGCCACGCGCAACATGCCGGCCGAGTTCTTCGACCGGATGACCGAGGACGTCGGCGGCTTCAACAACGCATCCACCTACGACGATCTCACCAATTATTACGAGGTTGTTCCCGCCAACCACTTGCAGCGCATCTTGTGGGCCGAGTCCGAGCGCCTTGGCTCGCTCGTTGTCGATCCCGCTGTGTTCGCGTCGGAGCGCGACGTGGTGAAGGAGGAATTGCGCCAGCGCGTTCTCGCGTCGCCGTACGGGCGTCTGTTCTATCTCTACATCCCTCAAGTGAACTGGTCAGTGCATCCGTACGGTCGCCCCGGCATCGGTTCAATCGAAGAGCTGGATTCCGCCACGGCCGATGACGTGCGCGCGTTCCACGCGACTTATTATCGCCCAGACAACGCAGTCCTGGTCGTGTCCGGCAATTTCGATCTCGCGCAGTTCAATGCCTGGGTCGATCAATACTTCGGACCTATCGCGCGCCCGAACCGCGCGATCCCCCGCGTCGACGCCGTTGAGCCCGCGCGCACCGGCCCACGCGAGTTCACCACCTACGCGCCCAACGTGCCGCTGCCGGCCGTGCTTGTTTCTTACCGCCAACCAGAATCCACCAGCGCTGACATCCCGGCTTTGATGGTGCTCGACGCGATTTTGGCGCGCGGCGATTCCTCGCGGCTCTATCAGTCGCTCGTGTACGAACAGCAGGTCGCGGCGCAGGCGTTCACGAATTTCGAAGTCACGCAGGATCCGGGCGCCTATTCGCTCATCGCGATCATGTCGGAAGGCAAGAGCGCCGATGAAGGCGTCGCGAGCGTGCTGGCTGAGGTGCGCCGCTTGCGCGATGAGCCAGTGACCGCCGCCGAACTGGACGAGGCCAAGAACGAAATCGTCACTGCTACCATCCAAGGGCGCGAAACCGCTTTCGGCCGCGCATTCGAGCTCGCCGATGCGGTGATCCGCTATGGTGACGCCGCCTACGCCGATCGCGTGCTCGCGGCGATTCAAGCAACCACGGCGGCTGACGTGCAGCGCGTTGCGCAAACCATGCTGGCTGACAACCAACGCATCGTCGTTCGCTATCTGCCCGAGGAAAGCCGTCCGGAGGGCGTGACAGGCGATACGATCGCGACGTCCTCAACCATCCAGGCGCGCGCGCTGACGATCGCCCAGAGCGATATTCCGCGCGTCACATTGGCGCCCGAAGGCCAGCGTGTGGCGCCGCCCGCGCCGGCAGCGCCCGTGGCCGCGCGCATTCCGCCGACGCAACAGCGCACGCTCGCCAACGGTTTGCGCGTCATCGTCGCAACCAACGAGACGCTGCCTCTGATCAGCGCCGAAGTGCGCGTCGCTTATGGCAATAGCGCTGACCCGCGCGAGCGTGTTGGCGTCGCCGGCATGGCCGCCGATCTGTTGATGAGTGGCACAGCCACGCGCAGCGCGTCGGAGATTGCGCGCGAAATCGAGTCGTTGGGGGCCTCGCTCGACACCGGCGCTGGAGCCGACAGTTCGGCTGTGTCCCTCGCCACGCGCTCGGATCGTGTGGAGCAGGCGTTCGCTGTGTTTGCGGACGTGACGCAGCACCCGGCGTTTGCCCAAGAAGAGCTTGATCGCGCCCGCCAGCAATCGCTTGATGGCTTGTCTGTTGCGCTCCGCCAGCCCGGCGCCATCGCCGGCTTTGCGATGTCACGCGCGATTTTCGGGACGGGCCCTTATGGCGGCGTTGCGTCCGAACGCAGCCTGCAGGCCATTACGCGCGATGACGCTGCGGCCTTTCACGCCACATACTGGCGTCCGGACGCGGCAGTGCTGGTGATCAGCGGCGACGTTACCGCCGAAGAAGGCTTCGCGCTTGCGGAGCGGCATTTTGGCGGCTGGGCGCGCCCAGCCAGCGCCGCGCCGGCGCAGCCCAATGCAAACGCAGCCGCATCCGCCCCGCGCACGATCGTGGTGGACTTGCCGCAAACGGGACAGGCGGCGGTGTCGTTCGGCATGCTCGGCGCGCCGCGCACCAGCGCTGATTATCTGCCTGGGTTGCTGGCGACGGATATTTTGGGCGGTGGTTATTCCTCTCGCTTGAACGCTGAAATCCGAATTCGACGCGGGCTCTCCTACGGCGCCTTCGCCAGCATGCCTTCGCGGATGGCGTCGCCGCCCATCGTCGCCACCGCGCAGACGCGCAACGACGCTGCAGTGCAGGTCGTTAGCCTGATGGAGGCCGAACTCAACCGTATGAGCGACGCGCTTGTACCGCCAGCGGAGCTCCTCGCGCGCAAGTCGGTGCTGATCGGCGAATTTGGACGCAGTGTTGAAACCACGGCAGGCGTCGCCGGAGAGATTTCAGCGCTGGCGCTGTTTGGCCTGCCCTTGGAGCGGCTCTCGAGCTACGCAGACGATGTGAACGCGATCAGCGCCGACCAAGTGCGCGCCTTTGCGGATCGGCATTACGATCCTGCGCGTGCGGATGTGGTCGTGGTGGGAGACGCGCAGATTTTCTGGAGCGGGCTGCGCCGGCAACGTCGGACGGCGGAGCGGATTCCGGTGGACGACCTGAACCTCGACTCAGAATCGTTGCGCTAA
- a CDS encoding hydroxyacylglutathione hydrolase — translation MLQIHQFPCLSDNYGFLVRDPKSGATAAIDTPDAAAYLREAEAKGWRITDIWNTHWHPDHAGGNAAIKGATGALVTGPAEVERIGKAPDRVVDEGDVVKLGDVSARVLNVGGHTLGHIAYVVDADNVAFVGDALFSMGCGRLFEGTPQQMWASLQKIAALPDDATLYCAHEYTQSNARFAIAMDPTNRKLQARIAEVDKLRAEGKPTVPMTLRVEKETNPFLRARDLKGAIMLPHAEDWEAFADLRRRKDNFKG, via the coding sequence ATGCTGCAAATCCACCAATTCCCATGCCTCAGCGACAATTACGGGTTTCTTGTGCGCGACCCGAAATCCGGGGCGACGGCGGCGATCGATACGCCGGACGCGGCGGCTTATCTGCGTGAGGCCGAGGCCAAGGGCTGGCGCATTACCGACATCTGGAACACGCATTGGCACCCCGATCACGCCGGCGGCAACGCGGCGATCAAGGGCGCGACCGGCGCGCTGGTGACTGGTCCGGCCGAGGTGGAACGCATCGGCAAAGCGCCGGATCGCGTCGTCGATGAGGGCGATGTGGTGAAGCTGGGCGATGTCAGCGCGCGGGTGCTGAATGTCGGCGGGCATACGCTCGGGCACATCGCCTACGTGGTCGATGCCGACAATGTCGCGTTCGTGGGCGATGCGCTGTTCTCGATGGGCTGCGGACGCTTGTTTGAAGGCACGCCGCAACAAATGTGGGCCAGCTTGCAGAAGATCGCAGCGCTGCCGGATGATGCGACACTCTATTGCGCGCACGAATACACGCAATCCAACGCCCGCTTCGCCATCGCCATGGACCCGACGAACCGCAAGCTGCAGGCGCGCATCGCCGAGGTCGACAAATTGCGCGCCGAGGGCAAGCCGACGGTGCCGATGACTTTGCGTGTCGAGAAAGAGACCAATCCGTTCCTGCGCGCGCGCGACCTCAAAGGCGCGATCATGCTGCCGCACGCGGAAGATTGGGAAGCGTTCGCCGACCTGCGTCGGCGCAAGGACAATTTCAAAGGATGA
- a CDS encoding nitrogen regulatory protein P-II — protein MKLVTAIIKPSRLDPVLDALKEAGVAGLTVSEVRGFGRQKGKTEVYRGAEYEVKLLPKVKIEVVAAEELVERVVEAIAQAANTGKIGDGKVWVCDLASVLRIRTGETGQAAIEG, from the coding sequence ATGAAGCTCGTCACCGCCATTATCAAACCCAGCCGCCTCGATCCGGTGCTGGACGCGCTCAAGGAAGCTGGCGTTGCTGGCCTCACTGTCTCCGAGGTGCGCGGTTTTGGCCGGCAGAAGGGCAAGACTGAGGTTTACCGCGGCGCCGAATACGAAGTGAAATTGCTTCCCAAGGTGAAAATCGAGGTGGTGGCGGCCGAAGAGCTGGTTGAGCGGGTCGTCGAAGCGATCGCCCAGGCTGCCAATACCGGCAAAATTGGAGACGGCAAGGTCTGGGTCTGCGATCTTGCATCGGTCCTGCGCATCCGGACCGGCGAGACTGGTCAAGCCGCCATAGAAGGCTAA
- a CDS encoding hypothetical protein of cupin superfamily (FIG018171), protein MSPEEIIAKLNMKPHPEGGHYVVTYSDDVEGGRARSTLIYFLLRAGERSHWHRIDASEIWLWHAGAPLVLGIADPNRRELILGPDLAAGQAPQGVVPPHAWQGARSAGDWTLVSCVVAPGFQFEGFELAPPDWAPN, encoded by the coding sequence ATGAGCCCCGAGGAGATCATCGCCAAGCTCAACATGAAGCCCCATCCAGAGGGCGGGCATTATGTCGTCACCTACAGCGACGACGTTGAAGGCGGGCGTGCGCGGTCCACGCTGATCTATTTTCTGCTGCGCGCGGGCGAACGTTCGCATTGGCACCGCATTGATGCGTCGGAGATTTGGCTCTGGCATGCGGGCGCGCCGCTGGTGCTGGGGATAGCCGATCCGAACCGGCGCGAACTCATCCTCGGCCCCGATCTCGCTGCCGGTCAGGCGCCGCAAGGTGTGGTCCCGCCGCACGCCTGGCAAGGCGCACGCAGCGCGGGCGACTGGACCTTGGTGTCATGTGTCGTTGCGCCGGGATTTCAGTTTGAAGGATTTGAATTGGCGCCGCCCGACTGGGCGCCGAACTGA
- a CDS encoding SAM-dependent methyltransferase 2 yields the protein MRVDVLALQRFYASPLGEAARRMACRRLDALWPHADGLDVLGMGYSTPYLEPYRANARRVVAMMPAEQGGERWPAEGASQIALSDETRLPFMDAIFDRVLMVHCLEEAGDLRRLLREAWRVMAPEGRLVVITANRWSFWAQSDTTPFGHGRPFSRLQLSSLLADAMFEPVASARALYAPPWTWGPSVRAAEAFERVGETVWPALGGLVLMEAVKRLYAETAKSGQRVLLAKAAERPRNSPRPEAPGPSRVLARGACGNPLGDDIAAVQHALRDTRR from the coding sequence ATGCGAGTCGACGTTCTTGCGCTTCAGCGTTTCTACGCTTCGCCCTTGGGCGAGGCGGCGCGGCGCATGGCGTGCCGGCGGCTTGATGCGCTCTGGCCGCACGCCGATGGGCTCGACGTTTTGGGTATGGGCTATTCCACGCCTTATCTCGAGCCGTACCGCGCCAATGCACGCCGCGTCGTGGCGATGATGCCGGCCGAACAGGGCGGCGAACGTTGGCCGGCCGAAGGCGCTTCGCAGATCGCGCTCAGCGATGAAACGCGGCTGCCGTTCATGGACGCGATCTTCGATCGGGTCCTAATGGTGCATTGCCTGGAAGAAGCCGGCGATCTGCGGCGCTTGCTGCGCGAAGCGTGGCGGGTGATGGCGCCGGAAGGGCGCTTGGTGGTGATCACCGCCAATCGTTGGAGCTTCTGGGCGCAGTCGGACACAACCCCGTTTGGGCACGGGCGGCCGTTCTCGCGCCTCCAGCTTTCGAGCTTGCTGGCGGACGCGATGTTCGAGCCCGTCGCCTCGGCGCGCGCGCTTTATGCGCCACCCTGGACATGGGGCCCGTCGGTGCGCGCCGCCGAAGCGTTCGAGCGTGTGGGCGAAACTGTCTGGCCGGCGCTTGGAGGGTTGGTGCTCATGGAGGCGGTAAAGCGCCTCTATGCTGAAACCGCAAAATCCGGACAGCGTGTGCTGTTGGCCAAGGCCGCCGAGCGTCCTCGCAACAGCCCGCGTCCAGAAGCGCCGGGACCCTCGAGGGTGCTAGCGCGCGGCGCTTGCGGAAATCCGCTAGGTGACGATATTGCTGCGGTGCAGCACGCACTGAGAGACACGCGCCGATGA